One Streptomyces drozdowiczii DNA segment encodes these proteins:
- a CDS encoding AfsR/SARP family transcriptional regulator, which produces MELTAWLAFHPGANSHQLDEVIAPSGRVTRATRNSRIGDVRKWLGTNPAAPADTFYLPHMNQQPDKLYRLDGVRCDWAEFERLVHESHRTDGADAQQLLREALTLVRGRPFAGIPARRYTWAEPLCQDMVSAIVDAADDLAARCLKMGDARGALWAVARGLDAAREMECLWRHRFRALAMLGQFDDLASEVRELDALVLDLGTSVEEATEELLRQLESHR; this is translated from the coding sequence TTGGAGCTGACTGCATGGCTGGCCTTCCACCCTGGTGCCAACAGCCACCAGCTCGATGAAGTCATCGCTCCTTCCGGGCGCGTCACCCGGGCCACCCGCAACTCGCGCATCGGGGACGTTCGCAAGTGGCTCGGCACCAACCCAGCCGCCCCCGCTGACACCTTCTACCTGCCCCACATGAACCAGCAGCCGGACAAGCTCTACCGGCTGGACGGTGTGCGCTGCGACTGGGCAGAGTTCGAGCGCCTGGTCCATGAAAGCCACCGCACGGACGGCGCCGACGCTCAGCAGCTGCTCCGTGAGGCGCTGACCCTCGTCCGCGGCCGGCCGTTCGCGGGGATCCCGGCCCGCCGCTACACCTGGGCCGAGCCCCTGTGCCAGGACATGGTCTCCGCCATCGTCGACGCCGCGGACGACCTGGCCGCCCGGTGCCTGAAGATGGGTGATGCCCGCGGTGCGCTGTGGGCGGTGGCGCGGGGTCTGGACGCGGCGCGGGAGATGGAATGCCTGTGGCGGCACCGATTCCGGGCGTTGGCGATGCTCGGACAGTTCGACGATCTGGCGTCCGAAGTCCGGGAGCTGGACGCACTCGTACTGGACCTCGGAACCAGCGTGGAAGAGGCCACCGAAGAGCTGCTACGGCAGTTGGAATCCCACCGCTGA
- a CDS encoding ATP-binding protein has product MTSVLYPDLPEHGLIVLIGASGAGKSTLARTWPSSQVLSLDALRGTVSDEPGNQEATGDAADILKLILERRMARKLNTVIDATNVEETVRMELVTAAKRHGMPTVAVIVATPLTVCLQRQSLRPDSRRVPEDIVRSQHRAMVHSHQRLTAEGFNTVIFADALNRLEPYLNRLSQARKADLGCDGSDGLGDLWLARRFFGPEILPLWRWRPGSDLAGGNRVAELRLGQQTLTLALREDVDGVGDFSFDVLLPCPTDPECAGQAWAPVYSVIDLHKALTGAMDNDPDIICTTHGGPDDVDQEADDHYQGWDDDPDGRADLEAQALEAISA; this is encoded by the coding sequence ATGACCTCGGTGCTTTACCCGGACCTGCCCGAACACGGGCTGATCGTGCTGATCGGCGCCTCCGGTGCAGGCAAGTCCACACTGGCCCGCACCTGGCCGTCCTCCCAGGTCCTCTCCCTCGACGCCCTGCGCGGCACGGTCAGCGACGAGCCCGGCAACCAAGAGGCGACCGGCGACGCCGCCGACATCCTCAAGCTGATTCTGGAGCGCCGGATGGCCCGCAAGCTCAACACGGTCATCGACGCCACCAACGTCGAAGAGACCGTGCGGATGGAGCTGGTGACGGCCGCCAAGCGGCACGGCATGCCGACTGTCGCGGTCATCGTCGCCACGCCGCTGACCGTGTGCCTTCAGCGGCAGAGCCTGCGTCCGGACAGCCGGCGCGTGCCAGAGGACATCGTCCGCTCCCAGCACCGGGCCATGGTCCACTCGCACCAGCGACTCACGGCCGAAGGCTTCAACACGGTCATCTTCGCTGACGCCCTGAACCGCCTGGAGCCGTACCTCAACCGGCTCTCCCAGGCCCGGAAGGCCGACCTCGGGTGCGACGGCAGCGACGGCCTGGGCGACCTGTGGCTGGCTCGCAGGTTCTTCGGCCCGGAGATCCTGCCGCTGTGGCGGTGGCGGCCCGGCTCGGACCTGGCGGGCGGCAACCGCGTCGCGGAGCTCCGCCTCGGACAGCAGACCCTCACCCTGGCACTGCGCGAAGACGTCGACGGCGTGGGCGACTTCTCCTTCGACGTCCTACTGCCCTGCCCCACGGACCCCGAGTGCGCCGGGCAGGCGTGGGCGCCGGTCTACTCGGTCATCGACCTGCACAAGGCGCTGACCGGCGCGATGGACAACGACCCGGACATCATCTGCACCACCCATGGCGGCCCCGACGACGTCGACCAGGAGGCCGACGACCACTACCAGGGCTGGGACGACGACCCCGACGGGCGCGCCGACCTTGAGGCCCAGGCCCTGGAGGCGATCAGCGCATGA
- a CDS encoding DUF6919 domain-containing protein has product MKLPWMSRSDKRKWRNASSFPAVTELMALWLEGEIGSWPGYQPRYGPDEETLPFTGVLAAANRAGYLTIGSQPGSSDTRFDGQLWEQRAAVEGFIADRALLLALIDAGEKADLKVQLHSLLNAWGSDAVTVTTRGGKPNTSFGTALSMGDLDFMWRGCAPEAVDAIAGSHYVTVVDPEFGPNTRLWEVLEQVLTRPVPPPPTDAPKVLCSCGCTALGWQFCGDGCNGVVDQADGRCAACIDPSVIIDWSKVCDDEENECANCGAPFFSSGKYCSTACEDADAYDEDDLDGVDAPVEPRPVGPVFDPWASISAPSSGSHDAPF; this is encoded by the coding sequence ATGAAGCTCCCGTGGATGAGCCGCTCCGACAAGAGGAAGTGGAGGAACGCCTCCTCGTTCCCCGCCGTCACCGAGCTGATGGCGTTATGGCTGGAAGGCGAGATCGGCAGCTGGCCCGGTTACCAGCCCCGCTACGGCCCCGACGAGGAGACCCTGCCCTTCACCGGGGTGCTCGCTGCCGCCAACCGCGCCGGCTACCTGACCATCGGCAGCCAGCCCGGCTCCTCCGACACGAGATTCGACGGCCAGCTCTGGGAGCAGCGCGCCGCCGTCGAGGGGTTCATCGCCGACCGGGCCCTGCTCCTTGCGCTGATCGACGCCGGGGAGAAGGCCGACCTCAAGGTACAGCTGCACAGCCTGCTGAATGCGTGGGGCAGCGACGCCGTCACCGTCACGACCCGCGGCGGCAAGCCGAACACCAGCTTCGGCACGGCCCTGAGCATGGGAGACCTGGACTTCATGTGGCGTGGCTGCGCCCCGGAAGCAGTCGACGCGATCGCCGGGTCCCACTACGTGACTGTGGTGGATCCCGAGTTCGGGCCGAACACGCGGCTGTGGGAGGTCCTGGAGCAGGTCCTCACCCGGCCCGTGCCGCCCCCGCCGACGGATGCGCCGAAGGTGCTCTGTTCCTGCGGGTGCACCGCGCTCGGGTGGCAGTTCTGCGGCGATGGCTGCAACGGCGTCGTCGACCAGGCCGACGGCCGCTGCGCGGCCTGCATCGACCCCAGCGTGATCATCGACTGGTCCAAGGTCTGTGACGACGAAGAGAACGAGTGCGCCAACTGTGGCGCCCCCTTCTTCTCCTCTGGGAAGTACTGCTCCACCGCGTGTGAGGACGCCGACGCCTACGACGAGGACGACCTGGACGGCGTCGACGCGCCCGTCGAGCCGCGCCCGGTGGGACCGGTCTTCGACCCCTGGGCCAGCATCTCGGCCCCTTCATCCGGCTCCCACGACGCGCCGTTCTGA
- a CDS encoding GGDEF domain-containing protein, with product MTTALLPRKALHITAMALPLAGWTLHSTVLHHRLTQANRDPLTGAWRRTEFTVRAQRLVDRHPGDVVLVLADADRFKALNDTYGHAAGDAALAAIGTRLTEWSGPRGVVGRLGGDEFAALARIKPRHQGLRLEHLARLMSRPVPYEDGLLPLGVSLGAATPAAVAATDLPTLMRAADAAMYEGKHSGRVFLADRSHAAVPSVNGRRAGRPGTNLKGRAA from the coding sequence ATGACCACCGCGCTGTTACCGCGTAAGGCCCTGCACATCACCGCCATGGCCCTCCCCCTGGCCGGATGGACCCTCCACAGCACCGTCCTGCACCACCGCCTCACCCAGGCCAACCGCGACCCCCTCACCGGGGCCTGGCGCCGCACAGAGTTCACCGTCCGCGCGCAGCGCCTCGTGGACCGTCACCCCGGTGACGTCGTCCTGGTCCTCGCGGACGCCGACAGGTTCAAGGCCCTGAACGACACGTACGGGCATGCGGCGGGCGACGCCGCACTCGCAGCGATCGGCACCCGGCTCACCGAGTGGTCCGGGCCCCGCGGCGTCGTTGGCCGCCTCGGCGGCGACGAGTTCGCCGCCCTGGCCCGCATCAAGCCCCGACACCAAGGGCTGCGCCTGGAGCACCTCGCCCGCCTCATGTCCCGCCCCGTCCCGTACGAGGACGGGCTGCTGCCCCTGGGCGTCTCGCTGGGCGCAGCCACCCCGGCCGCCGTCGCAGCCACCGACCTGCCGACCCTGATGCGCGCCGCCGACGCAGCTATGTACGAGGGCAAGCACAGCGGCCGCGTGTTCCTCGCTGACCGTTCCCACGCCGCTGTCCCGTCGGTGAACGGCCGCCGCGCTGGACGGCCGGGTACCAACCTCAAGGGGCGAGCCGCGTGA
- a CDS encoding DUF2637 domain-containing protein, with product MQLTRTHRVLIGLVVAGAVLIAAIGFAGSYAAVRELALSKGFGDFSLVFPIGIDAGICVLLALDLLLTWLRIPFPLLRQTAWLLTAATIAFNGAAAWPDPLGVGMHAVIPVLFVVAVEAARHAVGRIADITADKHMEGVRLTRWLLSPVPTFRLWRRMKLWELRSYEQVIKLEQDRLIYQARLQARYGRAWRRRAPVESLMPLRLAKYGVPLAETGPAGLAAAGIEPALLPPAPALPGVADEGVVNDSDRVPVTAAAAVDVAVGGRPVGSSGAGPSQIEASAPVVTGRQFVDAGEQEEQQSVVALPDIDYRDAVQGYLAQFGRFPDAVQLSSFLAQYGIVDATGDPLPEALLGPVLDGIRNHMQSVLEHEDVEARSAAPSGSEHHDDGRDRPAAVAGHASAAVEPPGSRSPRCSVRAP from the coding sequence ATGCAGCTGACCCGAACCCACCGAGTCCTGATCGGTCTGGTCGTGGCCGGTGCGGTGCTGATCGCCGCGATCGGCTTCGCCGGTTCGTACGCCGCGGTGCGCGAGCTGGCCCTGAGCAAGGGGTTCGGGGACTTCTCGCTGGTCTTCCCGATCGGCATCGACGCGGGCATCTGCGTCCTGCTGGCCCTGGACCTGCTGCTCACCTGGCTGCGCATCCCGTTCCCGCTGCTGCGCCAGACGGCCTGGCTGCTGACGGCCGCGACGATCGCGTTCAACGGCGCCGCCGCCTGGCCCGACCCGCTCGGCGTCGGGATGCACGCGGTCATCCCCGTCCTCTTCGTCGTCGCCGTCGAGGCCGCCCGGCACGCGGTGGGCCGGATCGCGGACATCACGGCCGACAAGCACATGGAGGGCGTCCGCCTCACCCGGTGGCTGCTCTCGCCGGTCCCCACCTTCCGGCTCTGGCGCCGGATGAAGCTGTGGGAGCTCCGCAGCTACGAGCAGGTCATCAAGCTGGAGCAGGACCGCCTGATCTACCAGGCCCGCCTCCAGGCCCGCTACGGCCGCGCCTGGCGGCGGCGGGCCCCCGTCGAGTCCCTGATGCCGCTGCGCCTCGCGAAGTACGGCGTCCCGCTCGCCGAGACCGGCCCCGCGGGCCTGGCCGCCGCCGGCATCGAACCGGCCCTACTCCCCCCGGCCCCGGCTCTTCCGGGAGTGGCCGATGAGGGCGTGGTGAACGACAGCGACCGGGTGCCGGTGACGGCAGCCGCGGCCGTGGATGTTGCTGTGGGCGGCCGTCCGGTGGGCTCAAGCGGCGCGGGGCCTTCGCAGATCGAGGCTAGCGCGCCGGTCGTGACGGGTCGGCAGTTCGTGGACGCGGGGGAGCAGGAAGAGCAGCAGTCCGTCGTGGCACTGCCTGACATTGACTACCGGGACGCGGTCCAGGGCTACCTCGCCCAGTTCGGCCGCTTCCCTGACGCGGTACAGCTCAGCTCCTTCCTCGCGCAGTACGGAATTGTGGACGCCACGGGTGACCCGCTCCCCGAGGCACTGCTGGGCCCGGTCCTGGACGGCATCCGGAACCACATGCAGTCCGTCCTGGAGCACGAGGACGTAGAGGCGCGATCGGCGGCTCCGTCCGGTAGTGAGCACCATGACGATGGCAGAGACCGGCCCGCTGCGGTTGCCGGCCACGCCTCGGCGGCCGTCGAGCCCCCGGGGAGCCGGAGCCCGAGGTGTTCGGTGAGGGCGCCCTGA
- a CDS encoding ParA family protein gives MATEAALRGYQGTIFDFDANRSTTTILGYDEEAMKGRKTVLDLIHGTATLDEVALPARYRIGDGYDDDAFAYIPGLRLVPSCKEMSSADTAIAEDADRQDWFAEILLGYDGDEDDVFWLDFPASYGKMVYSVIRMLDEDDSVIPSVRADPKDVKLLVPLFEELDRVREKNRLRRSVPARPTVNHLILTGTPTASYTEASARKATALAEFLYGDILTPYIRYSADAKKLYDDCCPSPSSSPTRYRPSTTGS, from the coding sequence ATGGCGACCGAGGCGGCACTGCGGGGGTATCAGGGCACCATCTTCGACTTCGACGCCAACCGGTCCACGACCACAATCCTCGGCTACGACGAAGAGGCCATGAAGGGACGCAAGACCGTCCTCGACCTCATCCACGGAACCGCGACGTTGGACGAGGTCGCCCTCCCGGCGCGCTACCGCATCGGTGACGGATACGACGACGACGCCTTCGCCTACATCCCCGGCCTGCGCCTCGTGCCCAGCTGCAAAGAGATGTCCAGCGCGGACACCGCCATCGCCGAGGACGCGGACCGACAAGACTGGTTCGCCGAGATCCTGCTCGGCTACGACGGCGACGAGGACGACGTCTTCTGGCTCGACTTCCCGGCCAGCTACGGGAAGATGGTCTACTCCGTGATCCGCATGCTCGACGAGGACGACTCCGTCATCCCGTCGGTCCGCGCCGATCCGAAGGACGTCAAGCTGCTGGTGCCCCTGTTCGAGGAACTCGACCGCGTCCGGGAGAAGAACCGCCTTCGGCGCTCGGTCCCCGCCCGCCCGACGGTCAACCACCTCATCCTCACCGGGACCCCCACCGCCAGCTATACCGAAGCATCAGCAAGGAAGGCCACGGCGCTCGCAGAGTTCCTATACGGCGACATCCTCACGCCCTACATCCGGTACTCCGCTGACGCCAAGAAGCTGTACGACGACTGCTGCCCCTCCCCATCCTCCTCCCCAACTCGGTACCGGCCGTCGACTACCGGAAGCTGA
- a CDS encoding TadE/TadG family type IV pilus assembly protein — translation MTSHSRTRMFRLAVRVRGGDRGSYAVETAILAPVMIALILLMIAFGRVTDADGAVDSAARAAARAASLERDASSAQAQAQAAADRSLQGEGIQCSTSSVVVDTGGYALDLGTEANVTATVACTASLSDIGLPGLPGAKTLTASWSSPIDTYRGRQ, via the coding sequence GTGACCTCCCACTCCCGCACCCGCATGTTCAGGCTGGCGGTCCGGGTACGAGGCGGTGACCGGGGCTCGTACGCGGTGGAGACCGCGATCCTCGCGCCCGTGATGATCGCCCTGATTCTGCTCATGATCGCGTTCGGGCGGGTGACCGACGCCGACGGTGCGGTGGACTCCGCGGCCCGGGCGGCGGCCCGGGCCGCGTCCCTTGAGCGTGACGCCAGCAGCGCCCAGGCTCAGGCACAGGCCGCTGCGGACCGCAGCCTGCAGGGCGAGGGCATCCAGTGCAGCACCTCCAGTGTGGTGGTCGACACCGGCGGCTACGCCCTCGATCTGGGCACCGAGGCGAACGTGACGGCCACCGTCGCCTGCACGGCCAGCCTCTCCGACATCGGTCTGCCCGGCCTGCCCGGCGCCAAGACGTTGACCGCGTCGTGGTCCAGCCCCATCGACACCTACCGGGGACGCCAGTGA
- a CDS encoding LysM peptidoglycan-binding domain-containing protein: MANRSPAPLRAAGTVLRALLGLSLLAALVLGAPFLLLTVGHQPTELPGGTELLTQQDDGSLLLVVMTCIGWAAWAAFAFSVLVELIAVLRRRSAPRIRGLGGMQSLASFLIGGIVLLAPTAASAATVAPAVAATVSHTDGQGAHNTGDTPAPPVAKLQHTVTSATESPWELAQTYLGSGPRWRDIAALNPDIPELIAGDQYLPQGAVLTLPQDARLPVPIASASETADRPTSTMHQQGTADEEAATTYTVRPGDYLSKIAETELGDGDRWPELYEANRGSEQPYGHTFTDPDRIYPGQELALPGTVRPDQPGARTAPDRSTTSRTGQQNAPETNEHQATPTPEKEHAQGATPRAQQPQQSEPGAGAAGEQTREPTRAAPTGSTAADPGPSRPAAPEANTTPSAPTPTESTTTAAAPAGGQEKETSAAGTRAGRIGLGATGFLAAALVGSLAYRRMMQQRRRRRGHRIAMPSGRTAETERAMRSVDAGVELALLADALRTVALNLAQEGRPLPEITTVQLGARGVRLHLAEAVAPVAPFTAAPDESAQWWCPAGTRELLPAEELRDVDPPFPALAVLGEDEDGAIVLIDLEHVGALHLTGTGRLAFLRTLALSLALTPLAEQIEIAVAGEDTAPGLSMLDGNRVTPYPDLGDAVRVLEQHQAGQQQVLGEFGEEGSLSVARASEDLVEELWPLVVLADLDMCPDGEQSQGRLWQVLEAPVRSAMAIVTSSTVAPDRGGVWCVDTDAGELTVPGSGVRVRLVTVTEEEYIDVLELGLTADSPTDHPGPPLGPRNLILLPRLCRTTTKSRRTRKRAPTPRASAARAGRACGGRVSWSGWPIWTTNPTHPRSVPSTKAHRSIRSRLRLWLRRRPRRLAKSCPHSSPQPRSASGCRSRSTRARPGPSKKGPTSPPRPQPTMPTSTLTAIRARWSVCSGRWS; encoded by the coding sequence ATGGCCAACCGCTCCCCCGCCCCGCTGCGCGCAGCCGGCACCGTACTGCGGGCGCTGCTCGGCCTGTCCCTCCTGGCCGCCTTGGTCCTCGGCGCCCCCTTCCTGCTGCTCACGGTGGGCCACCAGCCCACCGAACTGCCCGGCGGCACAGAGCTGCTGACCCAGCAGGACGACGGGTCGCTGCTCCTGGTCGTCATGACCTGCATCGGCTGGGCCGCCTGGGCGGCTTTCGCCTTCTCCGTCCTGGTAGAACTCATCGCGGTCCTGCGCCGCCGGTCCGCTCCCCGCATCCGCGGCCTGGGCGGCATGCAGTCCCTCGCGAGCTTCCTGATCGGCGGCATCGTGCTCCTCGCCCCGACCGCCGCCTCTGCAGCCACGGTCGCACCCGCAGTCGCCGCGACCGTCTCCCACACCGACGGGCAGGGCGCCCACAACACCGGCGACACACCGGCGCCGCCCGTGGCGAAGTTGCAGCACACCGTCACCTCCGCCACCGAATCGCCATGGGAGCTCGCCCAGACCTACCTCGGCAGCGGACCACGCTGGAGGGACATCGCTGCCCTCAACCCCGACATCCCCGAACTCATCGCGGGCGACCAGTACCTCCCCCAGGGCGCCGTGCTTACCCTGCCCCAGGACGCTCGCCTTCCCGTACCGATAGCCTCCGCCTCCGAAACGGCGGATCGTCCCACGAGCACGATGCACCAGCAGGGCACCGCGGACGAAGAAGCAGCGACCACCTACACGGTCCGGCCTGGTGACTACCTATCGAAGATCGCCGAGACCGAACTCGGCGACGGTGACCGGTGGCCCGAGCTTTACGAGGCGAACAGGGGCAGCGAGCAGCCCTACGGGCATACCTTCACCGACCCGGACCGGATCTACCCCGGGCAGGAACTCGCCCTGCCCGGGACAGTCCGGCCCGACCAGCCCGGCGCCCGGACCGCCCCGGACCGGTCAACGACTTCGCGTACCGGCCAGCAGAACGCGCCGGAGACCAACGAACACCAGGCGACACCGACTCCAGAGAAGGAGCACGCCCAAGGCGCAACGCCCCGGGCCCAGCAGCCGCAGCAGAGTGAACCCGGTGCTGGGGCGGCCGGGGAGCAGACCCGGGAACCGACCCGGGCGGCGCCGACCGGGTCTACGGCCGCTGACCCGGGCCCGTCGCGGCCGGCTGCTCCGGAAGCCAACACGACACCGTCGGCGCCGACGCCCACCGAGTCCACGACGACGGCGGCGGCACCGGCGGGTGGGCAAGAGAAGGAGACGTCGGCGGCTGGCACGCGGGCCGGGAGGATCGGCCTGGGAGCGACAGGATTCCTGGCGGCGGCGCTGGTCGGGTCGCTGGCCTACCGCCGCATGATGCAGCAGCGCCGGCGGCGCCGCGGTCACCGCATCGCGATGCCCTCCGGGCGCACCGCCGAAACCGAGCGCGCCATGCGCAGCGTGGATGCCGGTGTGGAACTGGCACTGTTGGCCGATGCGCTGCGTACTGTCGCGCTGAACCTGGCCCAGGAGGGGCGGCCGCTGCCTGAGATCACTACCGTGCAGCTCGGCGCGCGAGGCGTGCGTCTGCACCTCGCCGAGGCGGTGGCGCCGGTGGCGCCGTTCACCGCCGCTCCGGATGAGAGTGCGCAGTGGTGGTGCCCGGCCGGGACACGGGAGCTGCTGCCGGCCGAGGAGCTGCGGGACGTCGACCCGCCGTTCCCGGCTCTGGCCGTCCTGGGCGAGGACGAGGACGGTGCGATCGTGCTCATCGACCTGGAGCACGTCGGTGCCCTGCACCTGACAGGTACCGGGCGCCTGGCGTTTCTGCGGACGTTGGCTCTGTCGCTGGCGCTGACCCCGCTGGCCGAACAGATCGAGATCGCTGTGGCGGGGGAAGACACAGCACCCGGGCTGTCCATGCTGGACGGCAACCGTGTCACCCCCTACCCCGATCTCGGCGACGCCGTACGGGTGCTGGAGCAGCACCAGGCCGGGCAGCAGCAGGTCCTGGGAGAGTTCGGGGAGGAGGGTTCGTTGTCCGTGGCGCGGGCATCCGAGGACCTCGTTGAGGAGCTGTGGCCGCTGGTCGTGCTCGCGGATCTCGACATGTGCCCGGACGGGGAGCAGAGCCAAGGGCGGTTGTGGCAGGTGCTGGAGGCGCCGGTGCGGTCCGCGATGGCGATTGTGACCAGTAGCACCGTGGCCCCGGACAGGGGTGGGGTGTGGTGCGTGGACACGGACGCCGGTGAGCTGACCGTCCCGGGCAGCGGGGTGCGGGTCAGGCTGGTCACCGTCACGGAAGAGGAGTACATCGACGTCCTGGAGCTCGGGCTCACAGCGGACTCCCCCACCGACCACCCGGGCCCACCGCTGGGGCCCCGGAACCTCATCCTGTTGCCCCGGCTGTGCCGTACTACAACGAAGAGCCGGCGTACACGGAAGCGGGCACCGACCCCGCGGGCGTCAGCGGCCCGGGCGGGAAGGGCGTGCGGGGGCCGGGTCTCCTGGTCGGGCTGGCCGATCTGGACGACGAACCCGACGCACCCGAGGAGCGTCCCGTCGACGAAGGCCCATCGGTCCATCAGGAGTCGGCTGCGCCTTTGGCTCCGTCGGCGGCCTCGTCGCCTGGCGAAGTCCTGCCCGCACTCGTCTCCACAGCCAAGGTCAGCGTCCGGCTGCCGCAGCCGATCGACGCGGGCGCGTCCGGGTCCGTCGAAGAAAGGACCGACATCCCCGCCAAGGCCTCAGCCGACGATGCCTACATCGACGCTGACGGCGATTCGGGCCCGCTGGTCTGTGTGCTCGGGCCGGTGGAGCTGA
- a CDS encoding pilus assembly protein TadG-related protein: MSLFFALASLAILMVMGLLVDGGGALNAGNRVTSLAQEAARTAGQQIDPAQAIEGTAITIDPDAAAGAVQDYLAAAGVRGDVQITDNGQSLTVTVHDTYDTYFAQLVGVGSISVTGTAKAHLQTQAGG; the protein is encoded by the coding sequence ATGTCCCTGTTCTTCGCCCTGGCCTCGCTCGCGATCCTGATGGTGATGGGGCTGCTCGTCGACGGCGGCGGCGCGCTGAACGCCGGGAACCGGGTGACGTCGCTGGCCCAGGAAGCCGCCCGCACCGCCGGACAGCAAATCGACCCCGCCCAGGCCATCGAAGGCACCGCCATCACGATCGATCCCGATGCCGCCGCCGGCGCCGTACAGGACTACCTCGCTGCCGCCGGTGTTCGAGGCGACGTGCAGATCACCGACAACGGACAGAGCCTGACCGTCACCGTCCACGACACCTACGACACGTACTTCGCGCAGCTCGTCGGCGTGGGATCCATCAGCGTCACCGGCACCGCGAAAGCCCATCTGCAGACCCAAGCTGGAGGCTGA
- a CDS encoding ParB/RepB/Spo0J family partition protein, which translates to MAANPLPRPKRTSTKPSAAPSKEAAFYRGGKDRSGDVVELHPKDLCPNPFNRRAMSGVAELAATIQEVGLLQNIAHIPADIWVAHYPETADNITAANVILFGEHRWRAVQTLGWEMIPSVLMDDKVADARLITLIENLRRAQLSPLEEAEHYVALRSSGLSYEQIAQKVGETAKGAISKGTVWKRVQLLALEPEVQGALRNGTLAVSTAEKLQKMSAEDQREAVTLVQGGMRPLEAQAQILARQRQTETEPAEGKPAVSSGNAAPQSRTTAKKEQPKPSADQYEQDRRIAAAARDTACQLLVETTDVGDPANSELLLKAMTGALLAPQQQSAAQQRALVWLRRAERHRLDDQNASSYFNAVQDSGDGELQRLAAFAISLAAAELRTAARRHSWGTRETGYLHLLQEHAQYTPDTAWEKKELAFDTTGETE; encoded by the coding sequence ATGGCTGCCAACCCCCTTCCGAGGCCCAAGCGCACGAGCACCAAGCCCTCTGCGGCTCCATCGAAGGAAGCGGCGTTCTATCGGGGTGGGAAGGACCGTAGCGGCGACGTGGTCGAGCTCCACCCCAAAGACCTCTGCCCCAACCCGTTCAACCGGCGGGCAATGTCGGGCGTTGCGGAGCTTGCGGCCACGATCCAAGAAGTCGGCCTCCTCCAAAACATCGCACACATCCCGGCGGACATCTGGGTCGCGCATTACCCGGAGACGGCCGACAACATCACCGCTGCGAACGTCATCCTTTTCGGGGAGCACCGCTGGCGCGCCGTCCAAACCCTGGGCTGGGAAATGATCCCGAGCGTCCTGATGGACGACAAGGTCGCGGACGCCCGCCTCATCACGCTGATTGAGAACCTCCGGCGCGCACAGCTCAGCCCGCTGGAAGAGGCCGAGCACTACGTGGCCCTGCGAAGCAGCGGGCTGTCGTACGAGCAAATCGCGCAGAAGGTCGGCGAGACCGCCAAGGGGGCCATTTCCAAGGGCACCGTGTGGAAGCGAGTGCAGCTCCTCGCGCTGGAGCCGGAGGTCCAAGGAGCTCTCCGAAACGGCACCCTGGCTGTGAGCACTGCCGAAAAGCTCCAGAAGATGAGTGCGGAGGATCAGCGGGAGGCCGTGACCCTAGTGCAGGGCGGGATGCGGCCGCTTGAGGCGCAGGCGCAGATCCTCGCACGGCAGCGGCAGACTGAGACCGAGCCGGCCGAAGGAAAGCCTGCCGTTTCCAGTGGAAACGCCGCCCCCCAGTCCCGGACAACGGCAAAGAAGGAACAGCCCAAGCCGTCGGCTGACCAGTACGAGCAAGACCGAAGGATTGCAGCGGCAGCCCGAGACACCGCCTGCCAGCTCCTCGTGGAGACCACCGACGTTGGCGACCCCGCCAACAGCGAGCTTCTCCTCAAGGCCATGACCGGTGCACTGCTCGCTCCGCAGCAGCAGTCCGCCGCACAGCAGCGCGCCCTGGTCTGGCTCCGCCGCGCCGAACGCCACAGGCTCGACGACCAGAACGCCAGCTCGTACTTCAACGCAGTCCAGGACTCGGGTGACGGCGAACTTCAAAGGCTCGCCGCCTTCGCCATCTCGCTCGCCGCCGCCGAGCTCCGCACTGCCGCCCGCCGGCACTCGTGGGGAACCCGCGAGACCGGCTACCTCCACCTTCTCCAAGAGCACGCCCAGTACACCCCGGACACCGCGTGGGAGAAGAAGGAGCTGGCCTTCGACACCACAGGAGAGACCGAGTGA
- a CDS encoding RRQRL motif-containing zinc-binding protein gives MHAHDANDDLAATGPHDSGNGCLPVYKRNQAPQGLATKRQLRAMGLRPGGQQVVAEVETRGPKNGFLYEIAKAKPRRTPTLAQEQALDRAMAARQTCPECMRRYFYCLRTSLGICLECHEGTPADPSTYIAPAVAKAA, from the coding sequence GTGCACGCCCACGACGCCAACGACGACCTGGCCGCCACCGGCCCGCACGACTCCGGCAACGGTTGCCTGCCCGTCTACAAGCGGAACCAAGCACCCCAAGGGCTCGCCACAAAACGGCAGTTGAGGGCAATGGGGCTGCGTCCTGGCGGCCAGCAGGTCGTTGCCGAGGTCGAGACCCGTGGTCCAAAGAACGGCTTCCTCTACGAGATCGCCAAGGCCAAGCCCCGCCGGACCCCGACGCTCGCCCAGGAGCAGGCGCTGGACCGGGCGATGGCGGCCCGCCAGACCTGCCCCGAGTGCATGCGCCGCTACTTCTACTGCCTCCGTACCTCGCTCGGGATCTGCCTGGAGTGCCACGAGGGCACGCCGGCCGACCCCAGCACCTACATAGCGCCCGCGGTCGCCAAAGCCGCCTGA